Sequence from the Flavobacteriales bacterium genome:
GCTTTTCAAGCGATGCTTTATCAGCGATGGTTCCAAGCGAATCGTGCGAGAAAGTGTGACTTCCGATCTCCACATTCTGTGAACTGCAATCGCGAATTTCATCCCAGTTCATCATTCTCCGCTCAGCTTTAGTCCCAAGGTTATTCTCAAGATCTGAGATGACCTCTTCACGAAGATCGACAGGAACATTCAACAGCTGTTTGAATGTTTCAAGGTAGAACGGCATCCACGCATTTCCGAAATCGGGCAAGGCAAGCTTCCGATCACTCAATTCAATTTCAATCGGAATACTTTTCTTCATTCCATGCTCAAAAAGCACGTTCAAACGCTCGGTCCAAACCACCATGTTCCGCTCCGCGCACTCATTCACAATATTGTGGTTTGATGGAAGACCGTGCTTCACAAGAAGTGGAAGCGCGTACTCGTAAAAATCATAATAGCCATCATCAAAACTCAGTATGATATACGGTTTTCCGCTTGATATGGTATTCAACTCGGCCAATTCCGCGAAGCTGATGACGCGGTAATTCTTCTTCACATATTGAAGCAGCAGGTCGAATGTTTTGGGCCTTATCGGATCCCAGAACGGATTTCGCTCATCTGAAATGCGATGAAGGCTGAGAACGGTCAATCGATTCTTCTTGGCTGCGCGTAGGAGGGAGGTTACGCCAACTGAATGAAGACTATTTAGGACGAGGTTTTTCAAAGACGGAAGTGATCCGTCTCAAATATAAGATGTTCTTATTGCTGACGCTCGTATGCGCCAAGATCAGGGTTGAGGCCGTAGAATCGGCCATTGCCAAGCACATCCGTGGTCAGTCCTGCTTGGTTGGTAATGCTTGGGTCGCCAGCATCAACCGCAGGAGAACTGATGGAATCCAACTGAAAGTCATTTTTGGTCGGGTCGATGAAGTTCGGGTCTTGGTTGTAGATCACATTCACAAATTGATTCGGGACATTGATGTCAATCGGTTCTTCGGCATCAAAGTCGATCTTCATCAAACAATATCTGAACCTGACATCGAAAGCCGCTGCAGGGTCTTCATCCAATCCCAGTTCTCCAGGATTGTTTCCGTAAACGATGCAGTTTCCGAAGTAAGCATCAAGTGCTTTTAGATAATAGACATCCGTTCCTTCAAGGTAATTCGTCATGAAAACCGCAGGTGTTTGTCGGTTTCCATGCACCCAATAGTTTCCGAAAGTGCAATGGTAGAAGTTGTATGTTCCTCCATTGATCAATGCGGCTGAATACTGCCCAGCATTCCCGAACACGCAATTGTAGGCATTTACGGTACCTGCATAAGACACCAAACTGGCGCTGGCCATATTCTCTATAATGGTGTTTGTAAGGATTGCGGTTGGATTTGATGAAACGGGACTGACCGTATCAACACGAACACCGAAGAAACCGTTCTTGATCAACGCTCCATTGATCACATTGTCTTTGCTGCCGTTGAAAAGCCATATTCCATTCCATTCGCCCGCTTGATCTTCATAGAAATCATCCAAACGGTCACTGGCAAAAACCACTTGGTTCTGTGGTGTACCGTTCACAATTAGCGTTCCGCCTTCGTCCACAATAATGCCTGAGTTCTTATGGCTATAAACGCGCGTTCCTGCTTCGATGGTAAGTGTGCAGCCATCTGGTACGACTGCCCAACCATAGATCACATGTGGTTCAGATGATGTCCAAGTAAGATTACAGTCCAGAAATCGGATTGGACCAAGATTATTGATATAATCGGTCGGGTAGGTGAAATCCGCATCCCAGCCGAATGCGGCCAGATCCACATCCTGGATCACGCCATTGGTGTTGAAAACAATACTGTCTGTCACAATCGCAGGCTGACTGAGATTGTTCGGGTCGAGCGTCACATCCACAAAAACGAAAAGCGAATCTTTGCCAGGAATGGAAATATTGCTGAACGCGATGCCAGGAACGCCATCCAAATTCACGCGGTACTTAGATTGTTGTCCACCCGCCAGCATGATGGATGAAATGGTCACTTCGTGCGAACTCGGATTGTAGATCTTGAACTGCCGTGTGGCAGAACCAACAGTAGTAAAAACCGTGTCGAACAGAACCGTGTCGGCCGAAAACTCCAACGCACCTTCGCCATTGATCGCGTCTTTTTTGCAACCATTGTTCAAAAGCGCAATAAGAATAAGGAGTGGAAGCGTCCAGCCGAAGATTTTCATGGGCGACAAATATACTTAACGGCCGTAGTACGAACGAAAGAAAGAAAAATTGCGTGTTTCATAAAAGAATCATTTGTTTACCTTTGCAGCCCATTCTGAAAAACGCTTAAGATGAAAGAAGGAATTCACCCAGATAATTACAGATTCGTGGTTTTCAAAGACATGTCTAACGACCACGCATTCCTTACACGCTCTTGTGCTGAGTCTAAAGAGACCATCAAGTGGGAAGATGGAAACGAGTATCCATTGATCAAATTGGAGATTTCAAACACATCGCATCCTTTCTATACTGGTAAGATGAAGTTGGTTGATACCGCTGGACGTGTTGACAAGTTCCGCAACCGTTACAAAACGCATCGTGCTTCTCAGGTGAAGCCAGAAGAGGATTAAGGAAGACGTTATCGAACTTTTAAGCCCCGTTCAGAAATGAGCGGGGCTTTTTTATTCCCATCTTCGTCAATATGAATTATATACTTTTTGATGATCTGCGTGAACGATTGTTACCGCTGACCTTCACGCGCCCTGTTTGTGACCTCCGTATCGGAATTCTCACTATCCGCGAGAAGTGGGAAAAGTATCTGAATGCCCCGACATCGACCATCACTGAGGAATACCTGAGTGTGAAATTCCCGCTTACGGTTGCCGACCATAATGTGTTGATCAACGGAAATGTCTGTCCGAGTGAAGACCTGGTGGATGTGATAGGGAAACTGAAAGATGGCGAAACGCTTGTGAAAAATGAGAAGCTCATTGCAAAGCGGATGGATGGTGAGATCTACGAGTTTTCGGAGCCTGATAAAGAAGCGATAGAATACACGGGTGAAATTTTGTCAGTCGATTATCCGTGGGATATTTTCTCGAAGAATGGAGATGCGCTCAAAGCCGACTTTGATCTTTTGACGGCAGGTCGTTCCTCACAGAAATTGTCTGACACGAATACGGTTCTCGGCACAAATCCCATTTTTTTGGAAGAAGGAGCCAAGGCTGAAGCGTGCATTCTGAATACGCAGAACGGCCCCATTTATTTGGGGAAAGACTCTGAAGTGATGGAAGGTTCCGCCATTCGCGGGCCATTTGCGCTTTGCGAAGACAGTCAGGTAAAATTAGGCGCGAAGATTTACGGACCAACAACCGTTGGCCCACACAGCAAGGTCGGTGGCGAGGTGAATAATTCGGTCATTATCGGCTACTCCAATAAAGGCCACGATGGTTTCTTAGGCAATTCTGTGCTTGGAGAATGGTGCAATTTGGGTGCAGATACCAACAATTCCAACCTCAAGAACAATTACGATGAGGTTCGCATTTGGAGTTATGAGCAGCAGCGTTTTGCTAAAACTGGCCTACAGTTCTGCGGTCTCATCATGGGCGATCACTCCAAATCGGGAATCAATACCATGTTCAACACAGGAACATTGGTCGGTGTCAGTTCCAATGTTTTTGGCACAGGATTTCCGCGTACGTTCATTCCATCGTTTCAATGGGGTGGAGCTTCAGGTTTTACCGAGTACAAGCAAGATAAGGCGTTTGCCACGGCAGAGCGCATGATGGCACGGAGAGGTGTGCAGTTCAATCAGACAGAAAAAGACATTCTCGCTGCAGTATTTGAACTGACAAAGGGTTACCGTAACTGACCTTTTGGCCGATAAGTGACCAATTCGGAAGTTCGGCACATTCATTGACAAATCGGAGGCCGACAACAATTTAGTTTTGCCCCCAAACCCCTATTAAATGAATGACCCTTTTGAGGATCTGGTGAGTTTTTCGAACCTTTTGGAAGAGGATTCGGAGTTCATCCCATTGCTTTCGCCCGAAGACGAGGAGTACATGAATTCGGAGGAGATCCCTGAGCTTGTCGGGATTCTCCCGCTCCGAAATACCGTCCTTTTTCCTGGTGTTGTTATTCCCATAACGATTGGCCGCGACAAGTCGATCAAATTGGTGAAAGATGCTTACC
This genomic interval carries:
- a CDS encoding polysaccharide deacetylase family protein, which produces MKNLVLNSLHSVGVTSLLRAAKKNRLTVLSLHRISDERNPFWDPIRPKTFDLLLQYVKKNYRVISFAELAELNTISSGKPYIILSFDDGYYDFYEYALPLLVKHGLPSNHNIVNECAERNMVVWTERLNVLFEHGMKKSIPIEIELSDRKLALPDFGNAWMPFYLETFKQLLNVPVDLREEVISDLENNLGTKAERRMMNWDEIRDCSSQNVEIGSHTFSHDSLGTIADKASLEKQLLFSKEDIANKLGKPVDVLALPNGQTGKMADDVISNSDYKFVLYANDELNDLPMNGNLPLKISRINLVDEPFPHMALRMEQFHKMLRRYV
- a CDS encoding type B 50S ribosomal protein L31 — its product is MKEGIHPDNYRFVVFKDMSNDHAFLTRSCAESKETIKWEDGNEYPLIKLEISNTSHPFYTGKMKLVDTAGRVDKFRNRYKTHRASQVKPEED
- a CDS encoding glucose-1-phosphate thymidylyltransferase — encoded protein: MNYILFDDLRERLLPLTFTRPVCDLRIGILTIREKWEKYLNAPTSTITEEYLSVKFPLTVADHNVLINGNVCPSEDLVDVIGKLKDGETLVKNEKLIAKRMDGEIYEFSEPDKEAIEYTGEILSVDYPWDIFSKNGDALKADFDLLTAGRSSQKLSDTNTVLGTNPIFLEEGAKAEACILNTQNGPIYLGKDSEVMEGSAIRGPFALCEDSQVKLGAKIYGPTTVGPHSKVGGEVNNSVIIGYSNKGHDGFLGNSVLGEWCNLGADTNNSNLKNNYDEVRIWSYEQQRFAKTGLQFCGLIMGDHSKSGINTMFNTGTLVGVSSNVFGTGFPRTFIPSFQWGGASGFTEYKQDKAFATAERMMARRGVQFNQTEKDILAAVFELTKGYRN